Proteins found in one Sporosarcina sp. FSL K6-3457 genomic segment:
- a CDS encoding ATP-dependent helicase, whose amino-acid sequence MANFFERKKQQLNIELNDVQQQAVQQTEGQLLLLACPGSGKTTTMIMRIGYLIEEKHVDPKRIKAITFSRASARDMTERFSRFFPDREPIDFSTIHSLAFTITRDYLTTSGTTFDLIEGGGKGRQSVNKSFLLKGIYKEVLKEDCTDDELASLSTFISSIKNSMIPFEQWETLKGPVDKAGRMARKYEQYKSQTRGHLLLDFDDMLMIAEQGLRQDEQLAERYRNLYDYLLTDESQDTSLVQHRIVEHLVAGHGNLCVVADDDQSIYTWRGAEPDYLLEFKKVYPEAQVLMMERNYRSSKEIVELTSKFIKRNEKRYPKDMHTENGEKEPIYIRQLDDPKRQLEYVTYELLGEGNLNEVAILFRNNSSSTMYVNEFHRRGIPFYMKDADDKFFSHWIVEDILNFMRLSFNTERKDIFTKIVMKMNLFISRSMLTKFENTATTGNVFDAFIQTVDLKDSQVKKLKDYKKGYAVIPDMRPERVIKLIRNDLGYEAALKSRAEKFGYRFDHLLGILDTLEGIASQLRTMVEFANQLKELEQAVQQAKFRPAENAVTLSTFHSAKGLEFRRVFMIDLVKGIIPSEEDEGNMATLEEARRLFYVGMTRAKERLELLSYGQDEGKSKEDSRFLNEVRGLLLKPSKAGNEQASVKVSKASIPVNPNGVDDSDELVVGAIVKHRVFGQGEIIVRDGNEIHIQFGEMEKRLDLETVLSLRLLEMVTM is encoded by the coding sequence ATGGCTAATTTTTTTGAGCGGAAAAAACAACAATTGAATATAGAGTTGAATGATGTACAACAGCAGGCGGTGCAGCAAACGGAAGGGCAACTGCTGCTGTTGGCGTGCCCGGGGTCGGGTAAAACGACGACGATGATTATGCGCATTGGTTATTTAATTGAAGAAAAGCATGTGGACCCAAAGCGCATTAAGGCTATTACGTTTAGCCGGGCGTCTGCGCGTGATATGACGGAGCGTTTTAGTCGATTTTTTCCTGATCGAGAGCCGATTGATTTTTCTACGATTCACAGTTTGGCGTTCACCATTACCCGCGATTATTTGACTACTAGTGGCACGACTTTTGACTTGATTGAAGGCGGTGGCAAAGGGCGGCAGTCGGTGAATAAGTCATTTTTGTTGAAAGGAATTTATAAAGAAGTGCTAAAAGAGGATTGTACAGATGATGAGCTGGCGTCTCTTTCGACATTCATTAGCTCCATTAAAAACAGTATGATTCCCTTTGAACAATGGGAGACATTAAAAGGTCCAGTCGACAAGGCAGGACGTATGGCGCGCAAGTATGAGCAATACAAGTCGCAAACACGGGGGCATTTGTTGCTCGATTTTGATGATATGCTGATGATCGCGGAACAGGGGCTTCGACAGGATGAGCAGTTAGCTGAACGCTATCGTAATCTTTATGACTATCTATTGACGGATGAAAGTCAGGATACGTCGCTTGTTCAGCATCGTATTGTCGAACATTTAGTGGCAGGCCATGGCAATCTTTGTGTTGTCGCGGATGATGATCAATCCATCTATACATGGCGTGGGGCGGAACCGGATTATTTGTTGGAGTTTAAGAAGGTCTACCCGGAGGCGCAAGTGTTGATGATGGAGCGCAATTATCGTTCATCGAAAGAAATTGTTGAGCTGACTTCGAAGTTCATCAAACGAAACGAGAAGCGTTATCCGAAGGACATGCATACGGAAAATGGGGAGAAGGAGCCCATTTACATTCGACAGCTGGATGATCCGAAGCGGCAGCTTGAATATGTGACGTATGAATTGCTAGGAGAAGGCAATTTGAATGAGGTGGCGATTCTATTTCGTAATAATTCCTCATCGACGATGTATGTTAATGAATTTCATCGGCGGGGTATTCCGTTTTATATGAAGGATGCGGATGATAAATTTTTCTCCCACTGGATTGTAGAAGATATCTTGAATTTTATGCGACTGAGTTTTAATACGGAACGTAAAGATATTTTCACAAAAATTGTGATGAAAATGAATTTATTTATTTCACGAAGTATGTTGACGAAGTTTGAAAATACGGCTACAACTGGGAATGTCTTTGATGCTTTTATTCAAACGGTTGATTTGAAAGACAGCCAAGTGAAGAAGCTGAAGGACTATAAGAAGGGCTATGCAGTCATTCCTGACATGCGCCCGGAGCGTGTCATAAAGCTCATTCGTAATGATTTAGGCTATGAGGCGGCGTTGAAAAGTAGGGCTGAAAAGTTTGGCTACCGTTTTGATCATCTGTTGGGCATTCTCGATACACTCGAGGGAATTGCATCGCAGCTACGGACGATGGTCGAATTTGCGAATCAATTGAAAGAGCTTGAACAAGCTGTTCAACAGGCGAAGTTTCGGCCGGCGGAAAATGCGGTCACGTTATCGACGTTTCATAGTGCGAAAGGACTCGAATTCCGACGCGTTTTCATGATAGATTTAGTAAAAGGCATTATTCCATCAGAGGAAGACGAGGGGAACATGGCAACGCTGGAAGAAGCGCGTCGACTCTTTTATGTGGGTATGACACGTGCGAAGGAGCGGCTTGAGTTGCTGTCGTATGGTCAGGATGAAGGGAAGTCGAAGGAAGATTCTCGATTTTTGAATGAAGTGCGGGGGCTCCTGTTGAAGCCGAGTAAAGCGGGGAACGAACAAGCGTCTGTAAAAGTGTCGAAGGCATCGATTCCAGTGAATCCCAATGGCGTTGACGATAGTGATGAACTTGTCGTTGGGGCAATAGTGAAGCACCGCGTGTTTGGGCAAGGTGAAATTATAGTGCGCGATGGCAATGAAATCCATATTCAATTCGGTGAAATGGAAAAGCGTCTCGATTTGGAAACGGTGCTCTCTCTTAGGTTACTTGAAATGGTGACGATGTGA
- a CDS encoding fluoride efflux transporter FluC — MKNILWIGLAGMAGAITRVVLGRFIHSELGFPMATLMVNLVGTFMLCLIVAGALHKISVNRQLYDAVTTGFLGSFTTFSALSMETVLLIENGQLVMVIVYVALSIIGGLAAGVFGFYLGDRKVRT; from the coding sequence GTGAAGAACATCCTGTGGATTGGTTTGGCAGGAATGGCGGGGGCAATTACGCGGGTAGTATTGGGGCGGTTTATCCACAGCGAATTAGGATTTCCGATGGCGACATTGATGGTTAATCTGGTAGGGACGTTTATGCTGTGCTTGATTGTCGCTGGAGCATTGCATAAAATTAGTGTCAATCGACAGTTGTATGATGCAGTGACGACGGGTTTTTTAGGTTCATTTACAACGTTTTCGGCATTGAGTATGGAAACTGTGTTGCTGATAGAAAATGGTCAGCTTGTGATGGTTATAGTGTACGTTGCCCTTAGTATAATCGGAGGACTTGCGGCTGGGGTATTTGGATTTTATCTCGGTGATAGGAAGGTGCGGACATGA
- a CDS encoding methyl-accepting chemotaxis protein: MGIHEKAGIMTGIATEAEEVNKEGHARVGELQSSFDGWKSNLQTMADAIGELETKVGAIGSVMETITEISAQTNLLALNASIEAARAGEHGKGFAVVADEVRKLAEQSTRATEEVKLTVQELQNGSRQVSTQMRETGENFQEQEKAVQDTQQTFGEISGLMNKLEQSISSVYDEVNRVVTHKETVMQTIETMAATAEETAAASEEISASTDEQLRAIREVAQAADTLTGLSDNLHTAISQFKL; encoded by the coding sequence ATGGGCATTCATGAAAAAGCGGGCATAATGACTGGAATTGCGACAGAAGCAGAGGAAGTTAATAAAGAAGGACATGCGCGAGTGGGCGAATTGCAGTCATCGTTTGATGGTTGGAAATCTAATTTACAAACAATGGCTGATGCCATTGGCGAATTGGAAACAAAGGTTGGGGCCATTGGTAGTGTTATGGAGACGATTACTGAAATTTCCGCACAGACGAATTTGCTGGCGCTGAATGCAAGTATTGAAGCTGCGCGTGCCGGTGAACACGGCAAAGGTTTTGCAGTCGTTGCAGATGAAGTGCGGAAGCTTGCCGAACAATCTACGCGGGCAACGGAAGAAGTGAAATTGACTGTTCAGGAACTGCAAAATGGTTCCCGTCAAGTATCCACACAAATGAGGGAAACCGGTGAAAATTTCCAAGAGCAGGAGAAGGCCGTCCAGGATACACAACAGACATTTGGTGAGATTTCCGGGCTGATGAATAAACTCGAACAATCGATTAGTAGCGTCTATGATGAAGTGAATCGTGTTGTTACACATAAAGAAACGGTTATGCAAACAATCGAAACAATGGCAGCGACAGCTGAAGAAACAGCGGCCGCAAGTGAAGAGATTAGTGCGTCGACAGATGAACAATTACGTGCGATTCGTGAAGTGGCTCAAGCTGCTGATACATTAACAGGGCTCAGCGATAATTTGCATACGGCTATTAGTCAGTTTAAATTATAA
- a CDS encoding GNAT family N-acetyltransferase: protein MTFPTLTTRRLLLTEVQAEHAPAIFEIFSNPEVLKYYGMDPFRELAQAESIVQHFKNSFETKRGLRWAIINNEDNRFLGTIGLNNLSLGMKKAEIGFEIHPDFWRSGITSEALHAVLDYAFEELDLHRMGAVTFLANDASIGLLKKQGFSEECKLRSYLFQNGQSHDALMFSLLREEWNIN from the coding sequence ATGACATTTCCAACGCTAACGACGCGGCGACTTCTTTTGACTGAAGTGCAGGCAGAGCATGCACCTGCGATATTTGAGATATTTTCGAACCCAGAGGTACTGAAGTATTATGGGATGGATCCATTCCGAGAGCTGGCGCAGGCTGAAAGTATAGTGCAACATTTTAAGAACAGCTTTGAAACAAAAAGAGGGCTGCGTTGGGCCATTATCAATAATGAGGACAACCGATTTTTGGGTACAATCGGACTGAATAATTTGTCTTTAGGTATGAAAAAAGCTGAAATTGGTTTTGAAATTCATCCTGATTTTTGGAGAAGTGGCATAACGTCTGAAGCCTTGCATGCAGTCCTGGACTATGCATTTGAAGAATTGGATCTCCATCGAATGGGAGCTGTAACATTTCTAGCAAATGATGCATCTATCGGCCTTTTGAAAAAACAAGGATTTTCGGAGGAGTGCAAATTGCGCAGTTATCTATTTCAAAATGGACAATCCCATGATGCGTTGATGTTTTCGTTGTTGCGTGAGGAATGGAATATAAATTAG
- a CDS encoding methyl-accepting chemotaxis protein, whose amino-acid sequence MKSIRIKLVFGVFLVFLLAVFLIYFLVSAQMEKNATDNISRTSESTVEEMGQSIHNFLMQYEYGLKMLIDNRATTDFFKTKGDIYKTAMFDKGIEDALGIYQSNLKETAAIFIGFENKYTKHVGDVRLPRDYDPTSSQWYQMAKANSEEIIWTDPYIDSFTGEYVITVAKAVVLNGEFAGAVGVDLSLTSIANRISATDPGYNGYQFIYDAAGVAIVHPTNQGESSIEQPYVAEMYADGITEGWAEFEEEGTSKVSVFRRLEGFDWKIGTVYEVNAIKDSVKDAQNTLLAISLLTIIIVGAVLWSLITRMIKPLYIVQKAMDSVAEGDLTAYADVKSKDEFGRLANNFNAMASKVRDIMTVVNGSVDEVRLSAEGLSASAEETNAVSEQMTGAIIDIASGATKSAHDAEKVTQTVDLLGNQIMGIHEKVGVMTGIATEAEQVNREGSTQVNQLQFSFAGSKTTLRSMADVVGELETKVGAIGVVMQTITEISTQTNLLALNASIEAARAGEHGKGFAVVADEVRKLAEQSARATQEVAATVLELQEGSRQVSTQMKETGEIFSEQEKVVQGTQRTFSNISNLMNKLELSISSVYDEVNRVVTHKETVVQTIETMAATAEETAAASEEISASTDEQLRAIREVAVAADTLSGLSDDLHNAINQFKI is encoded by the coding sequence GTGAAGTCCATTCGGATTAAATTGGTATTTGGAGTTTTTTTAGTATTTTTATTAGCAGTTTTTCTCATTTATTTCCTTGTGAGTGCTCAAATGGAGAAAAATGCGACGGATAATATTTCACGTACAAGTGAAAGTACCGTGGAGGAAATGGGGCAATCTATACATAATTTCCTTATGCAATATGAATATGGCTTGAAAATGTTAATTGATAATCGAGCAACGACTGATTTTTTTAAGACAAAAGGGGATATCTATAAGACGGCTATGTTTGACAAAGGGATAGAGGATGCTTTGGGCATCTATCAATCCAACTTAAAAGAGACAGCTGCCATTTTTATTGGTTTTGAAAATAAGTATACGAAACATGTAGGGGATGTGCGGTTGCCGAGAGATTATGATCCAACTTCAAGTCAATGGTATCAAATGGCGAAGGCTAATTCGGAGGAAATTATTTGGACAGATCCTTATATTGATTCATTTACGGGAGAGTATGTGATTACGGTCGCGAAAGCAGTTGTGCTAAACGGTGAATTTGCTGGGGCTGTGGGTGTTGATTTGTCGTTGACTTCAATTGCAAACCGTATTTCTGCAACGGATCCAGGTTATAATGGCTATCAATTTATTTATGATGCAGCGGGGGTTGCTATTGTTCACCCAACTAACCAAGGGGAAAGCAGTATTGAACAACCGTATGTTGCTGAGATGTATGCGGATGGGATAACAGAAGGATGGGCGGAGTTTGAGGAAGAAGGTACGTCAAAAGTAAGCGTTTTCCGTAGGTTAGAAGGTTTTGATTGGAAAATCGGTACAGTGTATGAGGTGAACGCGATTAAGGACTCAGTAAAAGATGCACAAAACACGCTATTGGCTATCTCCCTGCTAACAATCATTATTGTTGGTGCCGTTTTGTGGTCATTAATCACAAGAATGATTAAACCGCTCTATATTGTCCAAAAGGCGATGGATAGTGTGGCGGAAGGTGATTTGACTGCCTATGCAGATGTGAAATCGAAGGATGAGTTTGGCCGGCTGGCTAATAACTTTAATGCGATGGCATCTAAAGTAAGAGATATCATGACAGTTGTCAATGGGTCTGTCGATGAAGTTCGTCTATCGGCAGAGGGATTGAGTGCATCTGCGGAAGAGACGAATGCGGTGAGTGAACAGATGACGGGTGCTATTATTGATATCGCGTCAGGTGCTACGAAATCTGCGCATGATGCGGAGAAAGTCACGCAAACTGTGGATCTTTTGGGCAATCAAATTATGGGGATTCATGAGAAAGTGGGTGTGATGACGGGCATTGCAACGGAAGCAGAACAGGTGAATAGAGAAGGAAGTACACAAGTGAATCAGTTGCAATTTTCCTTTGCCGGTTCAAAAACAACTTTGCGCTCAATGGCAGATGTTGTTGGTGAATTGGAAACAAAAGTGGGCGCAATTGGCGTGGTCATGCAGACGATTACGGAAATTTCTACACAGACTAATTTGCTCGCGCTGAATGCGAGTATTGAAGCTGCACGTGCTGGTGAACACGGTAAAGGCTTTGCAGTTGTCGCGGATGAAGTACGGAAACTCGCTGAACAATCTGCGCGTGCTACACAGGAAGTGGCCGCGACTGTCCTGGAACTGCAAGAAGGTTCACGCCAAGTATCTACGCAAATGAAGGAAACAGGAGAAATTTTCAGTGAGCAGGAAAAAGTTGTACAAGGGACACAGCGGACATTTAGCAATATCTCTAACCTGATGAATAAGCTCGAACTATCTATCAGTAGTGTTTATGATGAAGTGAATCGTGTTGTGACCCATAAAGAAACGGTTGTGCAGACGATTGAAACGATGGCTGCGACGGCTGAAGAAACGGCGGCAGCTAGTGAAGAAATTAGTGCATCGACAGACGAACAATTGCGCGCGATACGTGAGGTAGCAGTAGCGGCAGATACACTGTCTGGACTAAGCGATGATTTGCATAATGCGATTAATCAATTTAAGATTTAA
- the lepB gene encoding signal peptidase I, translating into MKEKNKSELLSWIQSLAIAFVIALVIRQFLFTPVIVSGQSMEPTFENDNKIVISKIHKINRFDMIVFHAPNSEEDFIKRVIGLPGDVVVMKDDRLYINGEEYEEDYIQANKDKVFEGQKLTQDFRVEVPEGYLYVLGDNRRHSTDSRDLGVIDEKSVVGAVTFKFHPLREIGIPK; encoded by the coding sequence TTGAAGGAAAAAAACAAAAGTGAACTACTGTCATGGATACAATCTCTAGCGATTGCATTTGTTATTGCCCTTGTCATTCGTCAATTTTTATTTACCCCAGTGATTGTATCAGGGCAATCAATGGAGCCGACGTTTGAAAATGACAATAAAATCGTCATTTCAAAAATTCATAAAATCAATCGTTTTGACATGATTGTGTTCCATGCCCCTAACTCGGAGGAGGATTTCATTAAAAGAGTAATTGGACTTCCAGGGGATGTTGTTGTGATGAAAGACGACAGACTGTATATTAATGGAGAGGAATATGAGGAAGACTATATTCAGGCGAATAAAGATAAAGTGTTCGAGGGACAAAAATTAACACAGGATTTTAGAGTTGAAGTACCAGAAGGTTATTTATATGTCCTAGGTGATAATAGAAGGCATAGCACGGATAGTCGAGACTTAGGTGTTATTGATGAGAAGTCAGTCGTCGGTGCTGTGACATTTAAGTTCCATCCATTGCGTGAAATCGGGATTCCAAAATGA
- a CDS encoding thermonuclease family protein, with the protein MAKKAKKNNMSNILKSVGLLIVIAIGAIYFPELFAEEENVPNAQENVQVEASAPSGEEVIQKEDTIPGRGELIPVELVKTIDGDTIKIKYEGKEQNVRYLLIDTPETNHAQLGKQPFGQQAKDRNTQLMNSGKLEIEFDIGEQVDKYGRLLAYIYIDGVSIQEKLLEEGLARVGYVYPPNTRHLDAFEKAQEKAKKAGIGIWTLEDYVTERGFDSKKYPEGK; encoded by the coding sequence ATGGCGAAAAAAGCTAAGAAAAATAATATGAGTAACATACTAAAATCAGTGGGGCTACTCATTGTCATTGCAATTGGGGCGATCTATTTCCCAGAATTATTTGCAGAAGAAGAGAATGTACCGAATGCTCAAGAAAATGTTCAAGTAGAAGCTAGCGCACCTAGTGGTGAAGAAGTCATTCAGAAAGAAGATACAATACCAGGCCGCGGAGAGCTAATTCCAGTGGAGTTGGTGAAAACGATTGATGGTGATACGATTAAAATTAAGTATGAGGGCAAGGAACAAAATGTCCGCTATTTACTAATTGATACGCCTGAAACGAACCATGCCCAACTCGGCAAGCAGCCTTTTGGTCAGCAAGCGAAAGATCGGAATACGCAGCTGATGAATAGTGGCAAGCTCGAAATTGAATTTGATATTGGTGAACAAGTCGATAAATATGGTCGATTACTCGCGTATATTTATATTGATGGTGTGAGTATTCAAGAGAAGTTATTGGAGGAAGGATTGGCACGTGTAGGTTACGTCTATCCACCAAATACGCGTCATCTCGATGCATTTGAGAAAGCACAAGAGAAAGCGAAAAAAGCAGGTATTGGGATTTGGACGCTGGAGGATTATGTGACGGAGCGTGGCTTTGATAGTAAGAAGTATCCGGAGGGGAAATAA
- a CDS encoding methyl-accepting chemotaxis protein has product MKSIKAKIILSVFLLFFVILTSINLVVNNQIQKQTKNMLLNQSEVAVKEMGRSIENFMLQYEKALYLLTNNPAVTEFIETQYGTEDEAILNRRIEMAFADYMEQLPATDLIYFGFDNKYTKFVPHLEIPGFDPTTRVWYTEASAQLDQVVWSDPYIDAASGGYVITASKAMLRNNTLVGVIGVDISLENITESVSQSDFGFEGYPFLFDSNGGAIVHPLLVPESEEMTDLSYLTALFSQEKSAGVERYTENGSKMIGIFNEIPHLGWTVGVSFKEDAIVDSTSGTSKLINIIFVLAEVLIIVILWFFISKIISPLSIIRSAMDHVAEGDLNAHADVKSKDEFGQLADNFNVMTSKVRDIMKVVNQSVDEVRLSAEGLSASAEETNAVSEQMAGAIDDIASGLRNLLMMRKMSRKRLTC; this is encoded by the coding sequence ATGAAATCGATTAAAGCAAAAATTATTTTAAGCGTGTTTTTGTTGTTTTTTGTTATTTTGACATCCATAAATTTGGTTGTAAATAATCAAATACAAAAGCAAACAAAAAATATGTTATTGAATCAAAGTGAAGTGGCAGTAAAAGAGATGGGGAGAAGTATTGAAAACTTTATGTTGCAATATGAAAAGGCTTTATATCTTTTAACGAATAATCCAGCGGTCACGGAATTTATAGAAACGCAGTATGGGACTGAAGATGAAGCGATATTGAACCGTAGAATAGAAATGGCGTTTGCAGATTATATGGAACAGTTGCCAGCAACGGATTTAATATATTTTGGCTTTGATAATAAATATACGAAGTTTGTTCCACATCTAGAAATACCGGGATTCGATCCGACGACTAGAGTTTGGTATACAGAGGCAAGTGCACAACTCGATCAGGTTGTCTGGTCAGATCCATATATTGATGCAGCATCTGGAGGTTATGTCATTACTGCATCGAAAGCAATGCTCCGTAATAATACACTTGTAGGGGTTATAGGTGTTGACATTAGTTTAGAAAATATTACAGAGAGTGTGTCTCAGAGTGATTTTGGATTTGAAGGGTATCCATTTTTATTTGATAGTAATGGTGGAGCGATTGTCCATCCACTGTTAGTTCCCGAATCTGAGGAAATGACGGATTTATCCTATCTGACAGCCCTCTTTAGTCAGGAGAAGTCGGCAGGAGTTGAACGGTATACAGAGAATGGATCCAAGATGATTGGCATTTTCAATGAAATCCCGCATCTAGGATGGACGGTGGGCGTTTCATTCAAAGAGGATGCAATTGTGGACTCTACGAGCGGGACTAGCAAATTAATCAACATCATTTTTGTCTTAGCAGAAGTGCTTATTATAGTCATTCTTTGGTTCTTCATTTCAAAAATTATTAGTCCGCTAAGCATTATCCGCTCAGCGATGGATCATGTTGCGGAGGGAGATTTGAATGCCCATGCTGATGTAAAATCGAAAGATGAATTTGGACAGCTCGCTGATAATTTTAATGTTATGACTTCCAAAGTAAGGGATATCATGAAAGTTGTGAATCAGTCTGTTGATGAAGTGCGTCTTTCGGCAGAGGGATTGAGTGCATCTGCGGAAGAGACGAATGCGGTGAGTGAACAGATGGCGGGTGCCATTGATGATATTGCGTCAGGGCTACGAAATCTGCTCATGATGCGGAAGATGTCACGCAAACGGTTGACCTGTTAG
- a CDS encoding metallophosphoesterase, giving the protein MKRVVSRIIKCLFILSIVIAGIIVYAFKIEPKRLVTREFDVELASKSRESIRVVQFSDTHLGPDYSLQQLEKLVDRINALEPDIIAFTGDLIDIPSQFGERSEISGILGELRSTYGNYAVWGNHDYGGGGARFYEDIMIKSGFKLLRNQHSTIELDSGQMITMIGLDDAMLGHPDIEQSFAGINSQGAKLLLLHEPDLVDRIEAGRFDLALAGHSHGGQVVIPLFGPLVTPPFAKIYTKGMYELATDTYLYVNSGIGTTQIAVRFWNPPELSVFDLAL; this is encoded by the coding sequence GTGAAAAGAGTTGTTTCGAGAATTATTAAATGTTTGTTCATCCTTAGCATAGTTATAGCAGGAATCATTGTATATGCTTTTAAAATAGAGCCGAAACGTTTGGTCACGAGGGAATTCGATGTAGAGTTGGCATCGAAAAGTCGGGAATCCATCAGAGTTGTTCAGTTTTCAGATACGCATTTAGGCCCTGATTATTCATTGCAGCAGCTAGAGAAGTTGGTTGATAGAATAAATGCCCTTGAACCTGATATCATCGCTTTTACAGGTGATTTGATAGATATCCCTTCTCAGTTTGGGGAAAGGTCGGAAATCAGTGGTATATTGGGTGAACTTAGGAGTACATATGGTAACTATGCGGTGTGGGGAAACCATGATTACGGAGGTGGCGGGGCCAGGTTTTATGAGGATATTATGATAAAATCAGGATTTAAGCTACTTAGAAATCAACATAGCACGATTGAACTAGATAGTGGGCAAATGATAACGATGATCGGGTTGGATGATGCGATGCTTGGACATCCGGATATTGAACAATCATTTGCAGGCATTAACAGCCAGGGCGCTAAGTTGCTATTGCTACATGAGCCAGATCTGGTAGATAGAATAGAGGCTGGTCGTTTCGATTTGGCATTGGCGGGGCATAGTCATGGCGGACAAGTCGTCATCCCGCTATTCGGTCCATTAGTGACGCCCCCTTTTGCGAAAATATATACAAAAGGAATGTACGAGTTAGCAACGGACACCTATTTATATGTCAATAGTGGAATCGGCACGACGCAGATAGCTGTGCGTTTTTGGAATCCTCCGGAACTATCGGTGTTTGACTTAGCTCTATAA
- a CDS encoding uridine kinase — MIGNRPLLIGIDGLGGSGKTTYALNLLGQLKNAIVIHLDDFVHTREVRYNDQFEEWYCYYHVQWRYDYLIEKLLKPLKSGLAVRDAIELYDKPTDSYRMRIFDIPVGATVIVEGIFLQRPELRGYFDKVIYLETNQETRMARALDRDSYIGGSEDIIRHYEQRYFPAEDIYVEQCNPLEMADAVEYEVRGRAL, encoded by the coding sequence ATGATAGGAAATCGTCCTTTACTTATTGGAATTGATGGTCTTGGTGGCTCTGGAAAAACGACATATGCACTGAATTTACTGGGTCAGTTGAAAAATGCAATTGTGATTCATTTGGATGATTTTGTTCATACCCGCGAAGTTCGGTATAATGATCAGTTTGAAGAGTGGTATTGCTATTATCATGTGCAATGGCGCTATGATTATTTGATTGAAAAACTGTTAAAGCCGTTGAAAAGTGGTTTAGCTGTACGTGACGCGATTGAGTTATATGATAAACCGACAGATAGTTATCGCATGCGGATATTTGATATACCGGTTGGCGCAACGGTGATTGTTGAAGGGATTTTTCTGCAACGTCCTGAATTGAGGGGGTACTTCGATAAGGTCATCTATCTTGAAACAAATCAGGAGACAAGAATGGCACGCGCTTTGGACAGGGATAGTTATATTGGAGGCAGCGAGGATATTATACGCCATTATGAGCAACGCTATTTTCCCGCGGAGGATATATATGTCGAGCAATGTAATCCGTTGGAGATGGCAGATGCAGTGGAATATGAAGTGAGGGGGAGAGCTTTATGA
- the crcB gene encoding fluoride efflux transporter CrcB — MTFLDIVMVGIGGFLGAVIRYEMAKKMNHSTGIPLGTLAVNLLGALLIGLVFGLELSRGWTLLLASGFAGALTTFSTLNKELIELWRYGKQKHAVCYFLLTYVGGLLLAIIGYVII, encoded by the coding sequence ATGACTTTTCTTGATATAGTTATGGTGGGCATCGGCGGGTTTTTAGGTGCAGTTATTCGTTATGAGATGGCGAAAAAGATGAATCATTCTACGGGTATTCCCCTTGGGACATTAGCTGTCAATCTACTAGGTGCGTTGTTGATTGGCCTCGTCTTTGGGTTGGAATTATCCAGAGGTTGGACATTATTGCTAGCATCAGGTTTTGCGGGTGCACTCACAACATTTTCTACGTTGAATAAAGAGCTAATTGAGCTGTGGAGATATGGTAAACAGAAGCACGCTGTCTGCTATTTTTTATTGACCTATGTGGGCGGGTTACTACTCGCGATAATCGGTTATGTAATCATATAG